The following are from one region of the Achromobacter xylosoxidans genome:
- the norR gene encoding nitric oxide reductase transcriptional regulator NorR, which produces MQNLLLADLVADLPPAVRLQRLVSSLRTHFRCGAVALLQLEEDHLRPIAVDGLTQDALGRRFAVQQHPRLAAILARRGVTCFHHDSTLPDPYDGLINGMAGEPLPVHDCMGTSLHIEGRPWGVLTLDALEVGTFDAEAQSDLRDYIVLLEAALRTTRLEAEIRALRVARGAEPADSAVADNSEILGQSAAIGRLLHEIQVVADSELPILLLGETGVGKELFAHRVHRLSRRRDKPLVHVNCAALPESLAESELFGHAKGAFSGAVADRPGRFEAANGGTLFLDEVGELPLLVQAKLLRTLQNGEIQRLGDDRPRRVDVRILAATNRSLRDLVRVGDFRADLYHRLSVYPIPIPPLRDRGNDVLLLAGRYLELNRARLGLRSLRLSPEAEDMLRRYRWPGNVRELEHVISRAAIKAVSHGATRNEIVTLGAKLLDLSDGDMPLAAPQEDADAPAGPDQTLREAVDACQRQAIRRALETHQGNWAHAARALGVDSSNLHKLARRIGLKG; this is translated from the coding sequence ATGCAAAACCTCCTGCTCGCCGATCTGGTCGCCGACCTGCCCCCCGCCGTCCGCCTGCAGCGGCTGGTGTCCAGCCTGCGCACGCACTTCCGCTGCGGCGCGGTGGCGCTGCTGCAACTGGAGGAAGACCATCTACGCCCCATCGCGGTGGATGGCCTGACGCAAGACGCCCTGGGCCGCCGTTTCGCCGTGCAACAGCATCCGCGGTTGGCGGCCATCCTGGCGCGGCGCGGCGTCACCTGTTTCCACCACGACAGCACCCTGCCCGATCCCTATGACGGCCTGATCAACGGCATGGCTGGGGAACCGCTGCCGGTGCACGACTGCATGGGCACCAGCCTGCACATCGAGGGCCGCCCCTGGGGCGTGTTGACCCTGGACGCCCTGGAAGTCGGCACCTTCGACGCCGAGGCCCAGTCCGACCTGCGCGACTACATCGTGCTGCTGGAAGCCGCTTTGCGCACCACGCGCCTGGAAGCCGAAATCCGCGCGCTGCGCGTGGCGCGCGGCGCCGAACCGGCCGACAGCGCCGTCGCCGACAACAGCGAGATCCTGGGGCAAAGCGCAGCCATCGGCCGCCTGCTGCACGAAATCCAGGTGGTGGCGGATTCCGAGCTGCCCATCCTGCTGCTGGGCGAAACCGGCGTGGGCAAGGAACTGTTCGCGCATCGCGTGCATCGCCTCTCGCGCCGCCGCGACAAGCCACTGGTGCATGTGAACTGCGCCGCGCTGCCCGAATCGCTGGCCGAAAGCGAATTGTTCGGCCACGCCAAGGGCGCCTTCTCGGGCGCCGTGGCCGACCGGCCCGGCCGCTTCGAAGCCGCCAATGGCGGCACGCTGTTCCTGGACGAAGTGGGCGAACTGCCGCTGCTGGTGCAGGCCAAGCTGCTGCGCACCTTGCAGAACGGCGAAATCCAGCGCCTGGGCGACGACCGGCCGCGCCGCGTCGACGTGCGCATCCTGGCCGCCACCAACCGCAGCCTGCGCGACCTGGTGCGGGTCGGTGATTTCCGCGCCGACCTCTATCACCGGCTATCGGTCTATCCCATCCCCATTCCGCCGCTGCGCGACCGCGGCAACGACGTGCTGCTGCTGGCGGGCCGCTACCTGGAACTGAACCGCGCGCGCCTGGGTTTGCGCAGCCTGCGGCTGTCGCCGGAGGCCGAGGACATGCTGCGCCGCTACCGCTGGCCCGGCAACGTGCGCGAACTGGAGCACGTCATCAGCCGCGCCGCCATCAAGGCCGTCAGCCACGGCGCCACGCGCAACGAGATCGTGACGCTGGGCGCCAAGCTGCTGGACCTGTCCGACGGCGACATGCCGCTGGCCGCGCCTCAGGAGGACGCCGACGCGCCCGCCGGTCCTGACCAGACGCTGCGCGAGGCCGTGGACGCCTGCCAGCGCCAGGCCATCCGCCGGGCGCTGGAAACGCACCAGGGCAACTGGGCCCATGCCGCGCGCGCACTGGGCGTGGACTCCAGCAATCTGCACAAGCTGGCGCGGCGCATCGGGCTGAAGGGCTGA
- a CDS encoding VOC family protein — translation MLKDKLLATHHTAVCVNDFERARNFYTGFLGFELEGEMDHRSEPALGEVVGLPGATIRWAMLRHGGHRVELFKYYTPEGDRQPRRQCDFGYSHVAFEVEDVDAVYEQATRAGYESVSSPRVMRQGRTKVFYLMEPEGAITEFIQFMNPAA, via the coding sequence ATGCTCAAGGACAAACTGCTAGCCACGCATCACACGGCCGTCTGCGTCAATGATTTCGAACGCGCGCGCAACTTCTATACCGGCTTTCTCGGCTTCGAGCTGGAGGGCGAGATGGACCACCGCAGCGAACCCGCGCTGGGCGAAGTGGTCGGCCTGCCGGGTGCGACCATACGCTGGGCCATGCTGCGCCATGGCGGACACCGGGTGGAACTGTTCAAGTACTACACGCCGGAAGGCGACAGGCAGCCCCGCCGCCAATGCGATTTCGGCTACAGCCACGTGGCCTTCGAAGTGGAGGACGTGGATGCCGTATACGAGCAGGCCACGCGCGCCGGCTATGAAAGCGTGTCCTCGCCGCGTGTCATGCGGCAAGGGCGCACCAAGGTGTTCTATCTGATGGAGCCGGAAGGCGCCATCACGGAGTTCATCCAGTTCATGAATCCGGCGGCCTGA
- a CDS encoding ABC transporter permease yields the protein MKKRIAANALLGGVIVALMLVAAIMGAFWTPHDPLKINFVARLKPPGGEFLLGTDEFGRDELSRLLAGASSSVWISLLTVSFAIVAGTIVGTLTGFVRGWTDRIIMAFNNALLAFPGLLLALGLLAVVGANKYGIILALGLAYTPSVTRIVRGTVLSLREKEFIESSRVLGNSELYTMFRHVLPNCVAPLTVLATSMFGWVILAESALSFLGLGVPPPAPTWGNMLAAARPFMAQASYLSILPGLAIALALLGINLLGDAVRDRFDPRMRGV from the coding sequence ATGAAAAAGCGAATTGCAGCCAACGCGCTACTGGGCGGCGTCATCGTGGCGCTGATGCTGGTGGCGGCCATCATGGGCGCCTTCTGGACACCGCATGACCCGCTCAAGATCAACTTCGTGGCGCGCCTGAAGCCGCCGGGCGGCGAGTTCCTGCTCGGCACGGACGAATTCGGCCGTGACGAGCTGTCGCGCCTGCTGGCCGGCGCCTCCAGCAGTGTCTGGATCAGTTTGCTGACGGTGAGCTTCGCCATCGTCGCGGGCACGATCGTCGGCACCCTGACCGGCTTTGTGCGGGGCTGGACCGACCGCATCATCATGGCCTTCAACAACGCGCTGCTGGCCTTTCCCGGGCTGTTGCTGGCGCTGGGCCTGCTGGCAGTAGTAGGCGCCAACAAGTACGGCATCATCCTGGCGCTGGGCCTGGCCTATACGCCCTCGGTGACGCGCATCGTGCGCGGCACGGTGCTGTCGCTGCGCGAGAAGGAGTTCATCGAATCCTCGCGCGTGCTGGGCAACTCCGAGCTCTACACCATGTTCCGCCACGTGCTGCCCAATTGCGTGGCGCCGCTGACGGTGCTGGCCACTTCCATGTTCGGCTGGGTGATCCTGGCGGAAAGCGCGCTGTCCTTCCTGGGCCTGGGCGTGCCGCCTCCCGCGCCCACCTGGGGCAACATGCTGGCCGCCGCAAGGCCGTTCATGGCGCAGGCTTCCTATCTATCCATACTTCCCGGCCTGGCCATCGCGCTCGCGCTGCTGGGAATCAATCTGCTGGGCGACGCGGTGCGTGACCGCTTCGATCCCCGCATGAGGGGCGTGTAA
- a CDS encoding DUF808 domain-containing protein, with amino-acid sequence MAGSSFFALFDDIATILDDVSVMTKVAAKKTAGVLGDDLALNAQQVTGVPVNRELPVVWAVAKGSFINKLILVPAALLISAFAPWAVTPLLMVGGAFLCYEGVEKLAHKFLPHGDSDEGNHAARAQALQDDTVDMVAFERDKIKGAIRTDFILSAEIIVISLGAVAGADFTRQVLVLSVIAIAMTVGVYGLVAGIVKLDDLGLYLSQKSSQAVAWLGRRIVGAAPYLMKTLSVVGTAAMFMVGGAILTHGIAPVQAAVDQAAAAVGGGGVVQALTATLLNALFGIVAGAVVLGAVSLARRLFKKG; translated from the coding sequence ATGGCGGGAAGCAGCTTCTTCGCACTGTTTGACGATATCGCGACCATATTGGACGACGTGTCCGTCATGACCAAGGTCGCGGCCAAGAAAACGGCCGGGGTGCTGGGCGACGACCTGGCGTTGAACGCCCAGCAGGTTACGGGCGTGCCGGTCAACCGGGAACTGCCGGTCGTCTGGGCGGTGGCCAAGGGCTCCTTCATCAACAAGCTGATCCTGGTGCCGGCGGCGCTGCTGATCAGCGCCTTCGCGCCCTGGGCCGTGACGCCCCTGCTGATGGTGGGCGGGGCCTTTCTCTGCTACGAAGGCGTGGAGAAGCTGGCGCACAAGTTCCTGCCGCACGGCGATTCGGACGAAGGCAACCACGCCGCGCGCGCCCAGGCCCTGCAGGATGATACGGTCGACATGGTGGCCTTCGAGCGAGACAAGATCAAAGGCGCGATACGCACGGACTTCATCCTGTCGGCGGAAATCATCGTCATCAGCCTGGGGGCGGTGGCGGGCGCCGACTTTACCCGGCAGGTGCTGGTGCTGTCGGTCATCGCCATCGCGATGACGGTCGGGGTCTACGGCCTGGTGGCCGGCATCGTCAAGCTGGACGACCTGGGCCTATACCTGAGCCAGAAATCGTCCCAGGCGGTGGCCTGGCTGGGACGGCGCATCGTGGGCGCGGCGCCCTATCTGATGAAGACCCTTTCGGTGGTCGGCACCGCGGCCATGTTCATGGTGGGCGGCGCCATCCTGACGCACGGCATTGCGCCGGTGCAGGCTGCGGTCGACCAGGCCGCCGCCGCGGTGGGCGGGGGCGGGGTGGTGCAGGCGCTCACGGCCACCTTGCTCAATGCCTTGTTCGGCATCGTGGCCGGAGCCGTGGTGCTGGGGGCGGTCAGCCTCGCCAGGCGGCTGTTCAAGAAAGGCTGA
- a CDS encoding alpha/beta fold hydrolase: MTRTLDMVVPPTGEALDAARLVAWIVAPGQAFKTGDVLVEIETDKSIIEVPAHDDGVMVEHLVAVDGLVNADTVIARVQMEGEAVAASAGGAAAQSAAAKPADAAAAVAAAAAAARTPAASPSLAHPVAQPSVDRKFATPAARRVAAERGIALDAVAGTGPNGRVTVADVGQASASGQGSMQARGAPGEKREAWAYTRHGEVRFTVWEGGRPGSQTAVLIHGMFGDRDAWASLAHALSRAGLRVLAMDLPCHGATRSQATRFEHIVDAVADTVASQCIGPVNLIGHSFGAAVAARAASRPGMAVDSLVLIAPVGLGTEIDQSFLTGMTHAGTNEAAQRELQKLTVSGMTPSGNFIDALRQSTQARREPLIELCREVGWNGVQQLSIAADLASLQCRCTLIHGRRDAVIPWRHALNAPARTALHLLPDAGHMPQWEAGKLVADIVLGAMARP, translated from the coding sequence ATGACGAGAACGCTGGATATGGTCGTCCCGCCGACAGGCGAGGCCCTGGACGCTGCCCGCCTGGTCGCCTGGATCGTGGCGCCTGGGCAGGCCTTCAAGACGGGCGACGTGCTGGTCGAAATCGAGACCGACAAATCCATCATCGAGGTGCCCGCGCACGACGACGGGGTCATGGTGGAACATCTGGTCGCGGTGGACGGCCTCGTCAACGCGGATACAGTGATCGCGCGGGTACAGATGGAAGGCGAGGCTGTGGCGGCGAGCGCGGGCGGCGCGGCGGCGCAATCCGCGGCAGCAAAGCCTGCGGATGCTGCGGCGGCCGTTGCCGCGGCGGCCGCTGCCGCGCGGACGCCGGCGGCCTCGCCGTCGTTGGCGCATCCTGTCGCGCAGCCTTCGGTAGACCGCAAGTTCGCCACCCCCGCCGCCCGCCGCGTCGCGGCCGAGCGCGGCATCGCACTGGACGCAGTGGCGGGGACCGGGCCCAACGGCCGCGTGACCGTGGCGGATGTCGGTCAGGCAAGCGCCAGCGGACAGGGCAGCATGCAGGCCCGCGGCGCGCCAGGAGAAAAGCGCGAGGCCTGGGCGTACACCCGCCACGGCGAAGTCCGGTTCACGGTGTGGGAAGGGGGGCGCCCGGGCAGCCAGACGGCGGTGTTGATCCACGGCATGTTCGGCGACCGCGACGCCTGGGCCAGCCTGGCGCATGCGCTCAGCCGCGCCGGACTGCGCGTGCTGGCGATGGACCTGCCTTGCCATGGTGCCACGCGTTCGCAGGCCACGCGCTTCGAACATATCGTCGATGCGGTGGCCGACACGGTGGCGTCCCAGTGCATCGGGCCCGTGAACCTGATCGGCCATTCTTTTGGCGCGGCGGTGGCGGCCCGGGCGGCATCCCGCCCCGGCATGGCCGTGGATAGCCTGGTCCTGATCGCGCCGGTCGGGCTGGGCACTGAAATCGACCAGAGCTTTCTGACGGGCATGACGCATGCCGGCACCAACGAGGCGGCGCAGCGCGAGCTGCAGAAGCTCACCGTCTCCGGCATGACGCCGTCGGGAAATTTCATCGACGCCTTGCGCCAGAGCACGCAGGCGCGGCGCGAGCCCCTGATCGAACTATGCCGGGAGGTGGGCTGGAACGGCGTGCAGCAACTGAGCATCGCAGCGGACCTGGCCAGCCTGCAGTGCCGCTGCACGTTGATCCACGGGCGGCGCGACGCCGTCATCCCCTGGCGCCACGCGCTGAATGCGCCAGCCAGGACCGCGCTGCATCTGCTGCCGGATGCCGGCCACATGCCGCAATGGGAGGCCGGCAAGCTGGTGGCGGATATCGTGCTCGGGGCGATGGCGCGGCCCTGA
- a CDS encoding GntR family transcriptional regulator, protein MPKAATAQPGLVDRIAHDIQAGVYGPGAWLKQIDLQERYDAKRLDVRRALDQLAAKRLIAHIPNRGYHVYAMDPDQHLQIRDIRILLETGAAADLMPNVTVAKVKALRTLAERFAKLLQDGTLLEQYEVNLAFHAGMYDMCRNRELVALIHETRARGPAAPAKEWVTRSRIEISAREHFDMVDALEARDVKRLQKIIAQHVGQDIS, encoded by the coding sequence ATGCCGAAAGCGGCAACGGCGCAACCCGGCCTGGTTGATCGCATCGCCCACGATATACAGGCGGGCGTTTACGGTCCCGGCGCCTGGCTGAAACAGATCGACCTGCAGGAACGCTACGACGCCAAGCGTCTGGACGTCCGGCGGGCGCTAGACCAATTGGCGGCCAAGCGGCTGATCGCGCACATCCCGAACCGGGGTTATCACGTCTACGCCATGGATCCGGACCAGCATCTGCAGATCCGCGACATCCGCATCCTGCTGGAAACGGGCGCGGCGGCGGACCTGATGCCCAACGTCACCGTGGCCAAGGTCAAGGCGCTGCGCACCCTGGCCGAACGCTTCGCCAAGCTGCTGCAGGACGGCACGCTGCTGGAGCAGTACGAGGTCAACCTGGCTTTCCACGCGGGCATGTACGACATGTGCCGCAACCGCGAACTGGTCGCGCTGATCCACGAAACCCGGGCCCGCGGCCCGGCGGCGCCGGCCAAGGAATGGGTGACGCGCTCGCGCATCGAGATTTCCGCGCGCGAGCATTTCGACATGGTGGACGCGCTGGAAGCGCGCGATGTCAAGCGCCTGCAGAAAATCATTGCCCAGCACGTGGGGCAGGACATCTCCTGA
- a CDS encoding alpha/beta hydrolase codes for MQSNAAPAIQPDAARARAMYDLGHSTVFAARSDPRFSYCTYVPPHIDSARHPMQLVVIMHGTGRAFVEYRDAFAEFARWNDCIVLCPLFPVSPLGDGNRDGFKQLREGDIRYDEILLDMVAEVGEKFGCDFKKFGLFGYSGGGQFVNRFAYLHPESLWAVSIGAPGSVTLLDPGQDWWVGVRDAEARFGKRIDIEALKQVAVHMIVGKADLETWEITHREGGKFFMPGANSAGSTRPERLESLRRSFEAQGVNAVLDVVENVPHDGLKCVGQVQDFLAAALRKLRHEDN; via the coding sequence ATGCAGTCCAACGCAGCACCCGCCATCCAGCCCGACGCCGCCCGCGCGCGGGCCATGTACGACCTGGGCCACAGCACCGTCTTCGCCGCCCGCTCCGACCCGCGCTTTTCCTACTGCACCTATGTCCCGCCGCACATCGACAGCGCCAGGCATCCCATGCAGCTGGTGGTGATCATGCACGGCACCGGCCGCGCCTTCGTGGAATACCGCGACGCGTTCGCGGAGTTCGCCCGCTGGAACGACTGCATCGTGCTGTGCCCGCTGTTCCCCGTAAGCCCGCTGGGCGACGGCAACCGCGACGGTTTCAAGCAATTGCGCGAAGGCGACATCCGCTACGACGAGATCCTGCTGGACATGGTGGCGGAAGTGGGCGAGAAGTTCGGCTGCGACTTCAAGAAGTTCGGCCTGTTCGGCTATTCGGGCGGCGGCCAGTTCGTCAACCGGTTCGCCTACCTGCACCCCGAAAGCCTGTGGGCCGTGTCGATCGGCGCGCCGGGCTCGGTCACGTTGCTGGATCCCGGCCAGGATTGGTGGGTGGGCGTGCGCGATGCCGAGGCCCGTTTCGGCAAGCGCATCGACATCGAAGCGCTCAAGCAGGTGGCGGTCCACATGATCGTTGGCAAGGCCGACCTGGAAACCTGGGAAATCACCCACCGCGAAGGCGGCAAGTTCTTCATGCCTGGCGCGAACTCCGCCGGCAGTACCCGCCCGGAGCGCCTGGAGTCGCTGCGCCGTTCGTTCGAAGCGCAGGGCGTGAACGCGGTGCTGGACGTGGTGGAAAACGTGCCGCATGACGGCTTGAAGTGCGTGGGCCAGGTGCAGGACTTCCTGGCCGCCGCCCTGCGCAAGTTGCGGCATGAAGACAACTGA
- a CDS encoding DUF1272 domain-containing protein, which yields MLALRPSCEHCDAALPPDSAAARICSFECTFCAACAEGLLGNVCPNCGGGFAPRPVRPASDRKGGNFLGKYPASTERKHRPVDLAAHDALRRSLDGVPPERR from the coding sequence ATGCTTGCCTTGCGACCCAGCTGCGAACACTGCGATGCGGCGCTGCCGCCAGACTCCGCCGCCGCCCGCATATGCAGTTTTGAATGCACCTTCTGCGCCGCTTGCGCCGAAGGATTGCTGGGCAATGTCTGCCCCAATTGCGGCGGCGGCTTCGCGCCCCGGCCGGTCCGCCCCGCCAGCGACCGCAAGGGCGGCAACTTCCTGGGCAAGTACCCGGCCAGCACCGAGCGCAAGCATCGTCCGGTCGACCTGGCCGCGCACGACGCCTTGCGCCGCAGCCTGGACGGCGTTCCGCCGGAACGCCGCTAG
- a CDS encoding ABC transporter ATP-binding protein yields MSALVSVSNLSLTVGAGGREIVSGVSFEVAPGEMVGIVGESGSGKTQAARAIMGLTPSPLVVAGGSIKFEGVDVTQASPAALRKLRGARIGMVFQEPMTSLNPSMPIGRQLEEGLRLHRKGLSAAARRERILEMLRRVGIRDPKGAMEAWPHEFSGGMRQRMMLASVMLLEPALLIADEPTTALDAVVQRDVLELMVDLTREHHTAVLMISHDLPMVARYTERMVVMQHGKVLETGATASILERPQNPYTRKLLDAMPRRLPARQLGKEPPIVEVKSLVVDYAGHQRLFSRTGAKRALNGIDLHVKPREVVAVVGGSGSGKTTLGRAIAGLLAPTSGQILFRGQAVNRRSASWRDYRLNCQMVFQDPYSSLDPRMTIGQLVGEGLRMLDDMPAAEKRRRVDEVLAEVGLGSEYAKRYPHEMSGGQRQRVAIARAIVRRPAFVIADEPVSALDVTVRAQVLDLFADLQERHGFSCLFISHDLGVVEQVADRVVVMRDGGIVEQGSRDAVFDQPQEEYTRSLLSAIPALESTDTGGVRLRWRLDQQQPLRASA; encoded by the coding sequence ATGAGCGCATTGGTATCCGTATCGAATCTGTCGCTGACCGTTGGCGCGGGCGGGCGCGAAATCGTCAGCGGCGTGTCCTTCGAGGTGGCGCCTGGCGAGATGGTCGGCATCGTCGGGGAATCCGGCAGCGGCAAGACGCAGGCCGCGCGCGCCATCATGGGCCTGACGCCATCGCCGCTGGTGGTGGCCGGCGGCTCCATCAAGTTCGAAGGCGTGGACGTGACGCAGGCGTCCCCGGCCGCGCTGCGCAAGCTGCGCGGCGCGCGCATCGGCATGGTGTTCCAGGAGCCGATGACCTCGCTGAATCCGTCCATGCCCATCGGCCGCCAGCTGGAGGAGGGCCTGCGCCTGCACCGCAAGGGCCTGTCCGCCGCCGCGCGCCGCGAACGCATCCTGGAAATGCTGCGCCGGGTGGGCATCCGCGATCCCAAGGGCGCGATGGAAGCCTGGCCGCACGAGTTCTCCGGCGGCATGCGCCAGCGCATGATGCTGGCGTCCGTGATGCTGCTGGAGCCCGCGCTCCTGATCGCCGACGAGCCCACCACCGCGCTGGACGCGGTGGTGCAGCGCGACGTGCTGGAGCTGATGGTGGACCTGACCCGCGAACACCATACGGCGGTGCTGATGATCAGCCACGACCTGCCGATGGTCGCGCGCTACACCGAGCGCATGGTGGTGATGCAACACGGCAAGGTGCTGGAGACAGGCGCCACCGCCAGCATTCTGGAGCGGCCGCAGAACCCCTACACCCGCAAGCTGCTGGACGCCATGCCGCGCCGGCTGCCGGCGCGCCAGCTGGGCAAGGAGCCGCCCATCGTCGAGGTCAAGAGCCTGGTGGTCGATTACGCCGGCCATCAGCGGCTGTTCTCGCGCACCGGCGCCAAGCGCGCGCTCAACGGCATCGACCTGCACGTCAAGCCGCGCGAAGTGGTGGCGGTGGTGGGCGGCTCCGGTTCGGGCAAGACCACGCTGGGACGGGCCATCGCTGGATTGCTGGCGCCGACTTCGGGCCAGATCCTGTTCCGCGGCCAGGCCGTGAACCGCCGTTCGGCCTCCTGGCGCGATTACCGGCTGAACTGCCAGATGGTGTTCCAGGATCCGTATTCCTCGCTGGACCCGCGCATGACCATCGGCCAGCTGGTGGGAGAGGGCCTGCGCATGCTGGACGACATGCCCGCGGCGGAGAAGCGCCGCCGGGTGGACGAAGTGCTGGCCGAAGTGGGCCTGGGTTCCGAGTACGCCAAGCGCTATCCCCACGAGATGTCGGGCGGCCAGCGCCAGCGTGTGGCAATTGCCCGCGCCATCGTGCGCCGTCCGGCCTTCGTCATCGCCGACGAACCGGTGTCCGCGCTGGATGTGACCGTGCGCGCGCAGGTGCTGGACTTGTTTGCCGACCTGCAGGAACGCCATGGCTTTTCCTGCCTGTTCATCAGCCACGACCTGGGCGTGGTGGAGCAGGTGGCCGACCGCGTGGTGGTGATGCGCGACGGCGGCATCGTCGAGCAGGGCTCTCGCGACGCCGTGTTCGACCAACCGCAAGAGGAGTACACCCGCAGCCTGCTGTCGGCGATTCCGGCGCTGGAATCCACCGATACCGGCGGCGTGCGCCTGCGCTGGCGGCTGGATCAGCAGCAGCCGTTGCGGGCCAGCGCCTGA
- a CDS encoding ABC transporter permease: protein MLRFALSRIVMAIPTLLIVAVAVFVMIRLIPGDPAQLLLGDLATPAALADLRERLGLDQTWLTQFGIWFGNMLHGDLGSSINTGQPVLPLVWDRFLISGRVVVVAVLFAALVAVPAGMIAAWKQNKAPDLFLVGTATLLVSIPTFWLGLLLLIFFGLKLQWLPVVGYVSIGEDWKAGLLYLAMPILTLFLHEIGVLMRMARASTLEVLRLDYITHARAKGLSESAVLMRHAFRNAFGPTWTLIGLVLGNLLGGIAVVETVFTIPGLGRLLVDSIFARDYPVIQGCLLFVGVVYVIVNLFIDLCYPLFDPRVTAE, encoded by the coding sequence ATGCTGCGTTTCGCGCTATCCCGGATCGTCATGGCCATACCGACGCTGCTGATTGTGGCGGTGGCGGTGTTCGTGATGATCCGGCTCATCCCGGGCGACCCAGCCCAACTGCTGCTGGGCGACCTGGCGACGCCGGCCGCGCTGGCCGACCTGCGGGAGCGGCTGGGGCTGGACCAGACCTGGCTTACCCAGTTCGGCATATGGTTCGGCAACATGCTGCACGGGGACCTGGGTTCGTCCATCAATACCGGCCAGCCGGTGCTGCCGCTGGTGTGGGACCGCTTCCTGATCAGCGGCCGCGTGGTGGTGGTGGCGGTGCTGTTCGCCGCGCTGGTGGCGGTGCCGGCCGGCATGATCGCCGCCTGGAAGCAGAACAAGGCGCCCGACCTGTTCCTGGTCGGCACGGCCACGCTGCTGGTGTCGATTCCGACCTTCTGGCTGGGCCTGCTGCTGCTGATCTTCTTCGGCCTCAAGCTGCAATGGCTGCCGGTGGTGGGCTACGTGTCCATCGGTGAAGACTGGAAGGCCGGCCTGTTGTACCTGGCCATGCCCATCCTGACGCTGTTCCTGCATGAGATCGGCGTGCTGATGCGCATGGCGCGGGCCAGCACGCTGGAAGTGCTGCGGCTGGACTACATCACCCATGCGCGGGCCAAGGGCCTGTCGGAATCCGCGGTGCTGATGCGCCACGCCTTCCGCAATGCCTTCGGTCCCACCTGGACGCTGATCGGCCTGGTGCTGGGCAACCTGCTGGGCGGCATCGCCGTGGTGGAGACGGTGTTCACCATCCCCGGCCTGGGACGTCTGCTGGTGGACTCCATCTTCGCCCGCGATTACCCCGTGATCCAGGGCTGTCTGCTGTTCGTGGGCGTGGTCTACGTGATCGTGAACCTGTTCATCGACCTTTGCTATCCCCTCTTTGACCCGAGAGTGACCGCCGAATGA
- the ytfE gene encoding iron-sulfur cluster repair protein YtfE, which translates to MSMVEQSLGQLARSIPGATQVFHEYQLDFCCGGKKSLAEAAAERSLDAAQIEARLMELARSPSHETDWGLASPAELVDHILARYHEVHRQQLPELIRLALKVEQVHADSPDCPTGLADHLRVMQQELESHMQKEEQVLFPMLARGHGAMAGMPIMVMRAEHDDHGVALERLLALTHDITLPRAACNTWRALYLGLRTFKEDLMAHIHLENNILFENAASPAAHAHS; encoded by the coding sequence ATGAGCATGGTTGAGCAATCCCTGGGCCAATTGGCCCGCAGCATCCCCGGCGCCACGCAGGTGTTTCATGAGTACCAGCTGGACTTCTGCTGTGGCGGCAAGAAGAGCCTGGCCGAGGCGGCGGCCGAGCGTTCGTTGGACGCGGCGCAGATCGAGGCGCGCCTGATGGAGCTGGCGCGCAGCCCGTCCCACGAAACGGATTGGGGGCTGGCCTCGCCGGCCGAACTGGTCGACCATATCCTGGCGCGCTACCACGAGGTGCACCGCCAGCAATTGCCCGAGCTGATCCGGCTGGCGCTGAAGGTGGAGCAGGTGCACGCCGACAGCCCTGACTGCCCGACCGGCCTGGCCGATCACCTGCGCGTGATGCAGCAGGAGCTGGAAAGCCATATGCAGAAGGAAGAACAGGTGCTGTTCCCGATGCTGGCCCGCGGCCATGGCGCCATGGCCGGCATGCCCATCATGGTCATGCGCGCCGAGCACGACGACCACGGCGTGGCGCTGGAACGGCTGCTGGCGCTGACCCACGACATCACGCTGCCGCGCGCCGCATGCAACACGTGGCGGGCGCTGTACCTGGGATTGCGTACCTTCAAGGAAGACCTGATGGCGCACATCCACCTGGAAAACAACATCCTGTTCGAGAACGCGGCCAGCCCGGCGGCGCACGCGCACAGCTAG